One segment of Desulfosudis oleivorans Hxd3 DNA contains the following:
- a CDS encoding radical SAM protein produces the protein MEKKRRKRAAGSGKRHTAPRLVVSDGHGRVFEIPELEMAGRQREILKRPAKPELIPLPHGSSLFELPGRVPVGYDPAQKRFVPVTHYQGEPVIAVAAFMAPAYSQLLLSACQVKDPKARLPLFAYTAVGWNADRFVVAACRVDADIRQDLDQMDERTIEAGAVKTLKRYPGNRLVEHLVQNCVRRYHCPAAQNFVQDRWECPVPTSISCNARCLGCISWQPKTSGVPVTQDRLAFVPTPEEIVEFTVPHLDNAPRPVISFGQGCEGEPLLQGDVIEAAILKIRNRTSAGTINLNSNASLPRVVERLCAAGLDSIRVSLSSAQKALYLAYYSPRGYAFEDVLESMNVMRRHGRWISLNYFIFPGLTDDPEETAALIDLVRRFRVDYIQMRNLNIDPDWYMEKMGLAGLSSRPMGLLAWQKKVKQAAPWVRFGYFNPPKQAW, from the coding sequence GTGGAGAAAAAGCGGCGAAAACGGGCGGCCGGCTCCGGCAAACGGCACACGGCCCCCCGGCTGGTGGTCAGCGACGGTCACGGCCGGGTGTTTGAGATTCCGGAGCTGGAGATGGCGGGCCGGCAGCGCGAAATTTTAAAACGGCCCGCAAAACCGGAGTTGATCCCCCTGCCCCACGGCAGCAGCCTGTTTGAGCTGCCCGGCCGGGTGCCGGTGGGATATGATCCCGCGCAAAAACGCTTTGTGCCGGTGACCCATTATCAGGGGGAGCCGGTGATCGCTGTGGCGGCCTTTATGGCACCGGCCTACTCCCAGCTTTTGCTGTCCGCCTGCCAGGTGAAAGACCCAAAGGCCCGGCTGCCCCTGTTTGCCTATACCGCCGTGGGCTGGAACGCCGACCGGTTTGTTGTTGCCGCCTGCCGGGTGGATGCCGACATCCGCCAGGACCTTGACCAGATGGATGAACGGACGATCGAGGCCGGCGCCGTCAAAACCCTGAAACGTTATCCGGGCAACCGGCTGGTGGAGCACCTGGTCCAGAACTGCGTGCGCCGCTACCACTGCCCGGCGGCCCAGAATTTTGTCCAGGACCGGTGGGAGTGCCCGGTGCCCACCAGCATCTCCTGCAACGCCCGGTGCCTGGGCTGCATCTCCTGGCAGCCAAAAACCAGCGGCGTGCCCGTAACCCAGGACCGGCTCGCGTTTGTGCCCACGCCGGAAGAGATTGTGGAATTCACGGTTCCGCATCTTGACAATGCCCCCCGGCCGGTCATCAGCTTCGGCCAGGGATGCGAGGGAGAGCCCCTGCTTCAGGGAGACGTGATCGAGGCGGCCATCTTGAAAATCCGGAACCGCACATCCGCCGGCACCATCAACCTCAACTCCAACGCCAGCCTTCCCCGGGTGGTGGAACGGCTCTGTGCCGCCGGGCTGGACAGCATTCGGGTCAGCCTGAGCAGCGCGCAGAAGGCCCTTTACCTTGCCTACTACTCGCCGCGCGGCTACGCATTTGAAGATGTTTTGGAATCCATGAACGTGATGCGGCGCCACGGCAGGTGGATATCCCTCAACTACTTTATCTTTCCCGGCCTGACCGATGATCCGGAAGAGACGGCGGCCCTGATTGACCTGGTCCGGCGGTTCCGCGTGGACTACATCCAGATGCGGAACCTCAACATCGATCCGGACTGGTACATGGAGAAGATGGGACTTGCCGGTTTGTCCTCCCGGCCCATGGGCCTTCTTGCGTGGCAGAAAAAAGTAAAACAGGCGGCGCCGTGGGTGAGGTTCGGGTACTTTAATCCGCCGAAGCAAGCCTGGTAA